Sequence from the Corallococcus sp. EGB genome:
GCTCGGCGCTGGTGCGGGGCTGCGCCAGCGCGCTGTCCCGCAGGTGCTCCATCAGCGACTTCACCAGGGGACTGACCGCCATCGCGCACGTCGTGCGGGGCAACCCGCGGCACCACTCGGGGGCGAGGTAGAGCGAGCAGTGGGTCGCCTCGAAGCGGTTCATGCCCCGGTGCTCGACGTCGGGCGGCAGCCAGATGCCGTACTGCGGAGGGGCGAGGTAGTGGCTGCCCGCCAGCTTGAGCTCCATCACGCCGCTGAAGGCGTAGACGAACTCACCCCACGGGTGGCGATGCCGGGGATAGGCCGCCGCCGCGGGCAGGCTCGCCGCGCGGAAGTACACGGGATGTGGAAGCTTTGAGGTGAAGGGAACTTGCAGCTGCTTCGCCATGGCGGCTTCTCGGGATGGGTTGTCGGAATCTCGCTATATCCATCTGACCCGCCAGCCGCATATTGAAGCGCATGAGCTCTCACCGGAAACCCGCGGATGGCTTCGCGCTCGCGACCATGGTCGTGCTGTGCGCCACCTGGGGCATGCAGCAGGTGGCCGTGAAACTGGCCGCCCCCCACATCCCGAACCTGATGCAGATGGCGCTGCGCTCGGGGCTGGCCGCGCTGCTCGTGGGGCTGATGTGCTGGGTGCGTGGTGAGCGGGGGCTCCTGCGTCGTGGCCCCTGGCGCCCCGGGCTGCTCGTGGGCGTGCTCTTCGCCTCGGAGTTCCTCTTCGTGGGCGAGGGTCTGCGCCACACGCACGCCTCGCACATGGGCGTCTTCCTCTACACCGCGCCCGTCTTCTCCGCGCTGGGCCTGCACTGGTTCGTCCCGTCGGAGCGGCTGAAGCGGACGCAGTGGTTGGGCATTGGCGTGGCCTTCGCGGGCATCGCGCTGGCCTTTGGCGGCGGCCTGCTTCGGGGCGGGTTCAGCCCTGAAATCCTCCGGGGCGACGCGATGGGACTGCTCGCGGGGCTGTCCTGGGGCGCCACCACCGTGGTGATTCGCGTCTCCGCGCTGTCGGATGCACCGCCCACGCAGACCCTGCTGTACCAGCTGGTGGGCGGCGTCGCGCTGCTGCTCCCCGTGGCCCTGCTCACCGGCCAGGCCGGCCCCATCACGATGGCCCCTGTCGCCTGGGCGAGCATCCTCTTCCAGGGCGTCATCGTGTGCTTCGCCAGCTACCTCGCCTGGTTCTGGCTCCTGCGCCGCTATCTCGCCTCCAACCTGTCGGTCTTCTCGTTCATGACGCCGCTGTTCGGCGTCAGCGCGGGCATCTACGTGCTGAATGAACAGGCGGACCTCTCCTTCGCGGTGGGCGCGGTGCTGGTCCTCACCGGCATCCTCATCGTGAGCGGAGCAGGCCTGCTGCGCTCCGCGTCCGCGTTGAAGCCGGGCGAGACTTGAGTCCAGGCGGGGCGGAGATGCGCCGGCTTTGCGCACGGGCTCCCTTTGCGCGAAAGGCGCGTGTTGTGTAGGCATTGGCCTCGTGGCCACGGGAGGGGGCTCGCATGCGGTGCCGTTCGATACGGAGAGCGGGAAGGCGGCTGGACGGCACGGCGTGACGCCGGCCTTCGGCGGGGGCACGCGCCGACAGGGAACGAGGCCCTCGTGGGTGGGGCGTGGAGCGCAAGACCGTCCGCGACACGCTCACGGAGAAGGAAGGAGACCTGTATGCCGTCTCCTTGTGTCTCACTTCACGCCCGCCTGGGCCCTTGCGCGCGCTCGATGCGAATGCGCAACTCGGGGTCATCGAGCCGCTTCGCGATGGCGGCGGCCCGGGCCAGCGTGACTGCCTTTTCCGGCGCGCCCTGGATGCGCGCGACCATCAGCAGGCCCATCACCCGCAGGCGCACGTAGCCTCCGTCTCCCGCGTGCTCACAGGCGCGATGCGCGAGCCGGAGCGCCTCCTCGCGGTCGCCCAGGCGATGCAGGCCGAACGCGAGCCCCGCATCGCGCCGATAGCTGGCGAAGGGATGCACGTCCTCGGTGGGGAGCGCGCGGTACAGCGCGAGCGCCGCGGCGAAGTCCCCCAGGCGGTTGGCGTCGAAGGCTTCGTGGTCGGCCAGGCGGGCCTGGAAGCAGGCGGCGTCCTCCGGTGTCAGCTCCGCCCGCGACGCGGCGAGGAGGCTCCGTGCGCGCTCCAGGTAGGGGCGCGAGGCGGCCTCCGCGCGCCTCGCGTCCGAATCGAGGCGCGTCAGGAGATAGCTCGTTGCCAGGTGATGTTCGATGCGCGCCGCCGGAGCCTCCGCGAGCGCCGCCGCCCCCTCGAGCAGGGGGCCCGCGTCCTCGAAGGCCCGCTGTCGCAGCGCCACCGTCGCCAGTCCCAGGAGGATCCACACGCGCGCTCGGGACTCGGAGAGCGGCGGGCGCTCCCAGAGGCGAAGCTGATCCAGGCAGAGCCGGACGGGCAGGTCGTTGAAGGGGCTGTGGTACGTGCCCATCCATCGGGCCTGGGCCTCGAGGGTGGCGGGCACGCCGAAGACGCGCAGCAGCCGCTGCCCCATGAGTCCGCCGTCCCGCTGTCCCCTGCCCCGCAGGCGCCGCAGGGCCCGCTCCACGGAGGTGGTGTCCTCCGCCAGGCCGCGTTCGACGAGCTTCCAGGCGACCGCGGCCAGGGAGCCGTGCTCCTGCACCAGGGCGTCGAGGTAATCGGACCACGTGAAGCCGACCGGGGCCTGGGACGCGCCCGCGACGTGTCCGGTTTTCTGTCCGTTCCGGCGCGGGCCCCTGGCTGCCATCTTGGTCACCTCGAAAGGAGGCGCCCCATGCGCCTGTTGCTCGTCTCCGATACCCACGGCCACCTCGACATCATCGAGCGGCTCGCGAAGGAGGCCCGGGCCGACGCAGTCTTGCACGCGGGAGACTTCGGCTTCTATGACCGGGAGAGCGCGGACCGCATCGAGTCCCGCGAGCTCTTCCTGCGCGTGGTCCACTCGGCGCTCCCCGCGGACGTGAAGCAGCGGGCCAAGAAGCTGAAGGGCGACGCCCTCCGTGCCTTCATCCGCCAGGAGCTGCCCCTGTCGGACCTCGCGGAGTGGCTGCCGGCGGGGAGGGGCTTCTCCCTGCCCATGTTCGGCATCTGGGGCAATCACGAGGATGGCGCCGTCGTCGCCTCGCTCCTGTCGGGGCGCCAGCGCGTCCCGAACCTGACGCTGCTGGGAACGGCGACGCATGGACCGTTCCGCTTCTTCGGGCTCGGAGGGAACCTGCTCTCCGAGCGGCTCGGGGAGGACGCCCCCATCGACGGAGGCCGCGGGAAGATTCACGCGACGGAGAAGGACCTCACCGCGCTGCTGGACTCGGCGCGGCCCCGGGTGCCGGGAGAGGTCCGGGTGCTCGTGACGCACGTGAGCCCGGGAAAGGAGCCGCTGGTGGCGCTGCTCGCCTCGGCGCTGGACGTGGACCTCACGGTGTCCGGGCACATGGGCTCGCCCTATGGATGTGTCTGGGATGACTTCGCGATCCGCGGGCCCGCCGAAGCCGAGGCGCGCCTCGCCGCCGCCGCGGCCGCGCTTCCCGAGCCGCTGCGGGAACGGCTCCCCGTGCCCGCGTCGGAAGACGGCAGGGCCCGCTGGTACCGGGGCACCTTCCACGTGAACCTCCCGGATGCACCGGATGGCTACGCCGTCGCGGAACTTCAAGACGGGCGCCTGCGCTTGGAGACGGTCTCCGCCGTCCCACAGCCGGGGTATAAGGCCCGCGCTCGCGCGCGTTCCGGACGGCCCCATGGACACGTGCGCTGAATCCCAGGAGACACACACATGACGTGGTGGATCTACGCCCTGGCCTCCGCGGGCTTCGCCGCGATGACCGCCATCCTTGCCAAGGTGGGCGTGGAGGGGGTGCCTTCCACGCTCGCCACCGCGCTGCGCACCGTGGTGGTGCTCGCCTTCGCCTGGACCATCGCGCTGGCCCGCGGCGAGGGGGCCGCCCTTCCCACGCTCGGCCGCCGCACGCTCCTCTTCCTCGCGCTCTCCGGAGTGGCCACGGGCCTGTCCTGGCTGGCCTACTTCCGGGCGCTCCAGCTCGCTCCCGCGTCGCGGGTGGCGCCCATCGACAAGCTCAGCCTGGCCCTCACGCTCGTGCTCGCGTGGGGCCTGCTGGGCGAGCCCCTGTCGTGGAAGCTCGTCGTCGGCGTGGGATTGATGGTCTGCGGCGCGCTGCTGACGCTGGGCTGAACCGCCCGTCGGGCTTGAACGGCGGCTGAACGGCCCTGGGGGCTCCGGGCCGGAACCTCCCCGCCAGTGGTATAGCTCCGACCGAGAAGCCCGCCACGCGAGTCCTCGTCATCCGGGAATCCATCGTGTCCATCCTCATCGTCGAAGACGAACTGCGGGTCCGCGCCTTCATCTCCCGGGGCCTCACCGAAGAGGGCTTCCGCGTGCGCGAAAGCGCGGACGGCGTCGAGGCCCAGGAGCTGATGCGCCACGAGCGCTTCGCCCTCATCATCCTGGACTGGATGCTGCCGGGAATGTCCGGACTGGACGTGCTCCGGTCGCTGCGCGCGAAGCAGGACGTGACCCCCATCCTCATGCTCACCGCGAAGGACGCGGTCGCGGACCGCATCCAGGCGCTCAATGCCGGCGCGGACGACTATCTCATCAAGCCCTTCGCCTTCGATGAGCTGCTGGCGCGCATCCGCGCCATCCTCCGCCGCGTCGACAACCGCGCCACGCCGCTGCTGACCCACGCGGACCTGACCATGGACCCCACCACCCGGAAGGTGGTCCGGGCCGGCGTGGAGATTCCGCTGACCGCCCGGGAGTACGCGCTGCTGCAATTCCTGCTCGAGCACGCGGGCGAGGTCCTGTCCCGGACCCGCATCGTGCAGGCCGTGTGGGAGCACGACTTCGAGACCTTCTCCAACGTCGTGGAGGTCTACATCCGCTATCTGCGGGCCAAGGTGGACATCCCCTTCCCCACCAAGCTCATCCACACCGTGCGCGGCGTGGGCTACGTGCTCCGGAGCCGCGCATGAGGCGCCCGCGCTCGCTGCGCGCGCAGTTGACCTTCTTCTTCGCCGGCGCCGTCCTGGGCACGACCCTGCTCTACGGCGCGCTGGTGACGGTGGTGCTGGCCGCCAGCGAGTTCTTCCAGCACGCGGAGAACCCCAGCCTGGGGCTGCACGAGGGAATCTTCGACGAAGCGCTCCAGGCCCTGGGCGCCATCGTCTTCAGCATGCCCATCGTGGTGGTGGGGTCCATCGTGGTGGGCGGCGCGCTGGCCCGCAGGGCGCTGGCGCCGCTGCGGGATGCCCGCGACCGGGTCCGTGCCGCGCGGGCCTCGGAGCTGGACCTGAGCCTTCCCGACCGCGGGACCGGGGATGAGTGGGACACGCTGGCGGCGACCCTGAACGAGCTGCTCTCGGATGCCCGCGCGTCGCTCGCGCGCATCCAGTCCTTCACCTCCGACGCGGCGCACGAGCTGCGCACGCCGCTCACCATCATCATGGGCGAGACGGAGGTCTGCCTGCGGCGGGAGCGAACGCCGGAGGAGTACCGCCGCACGCTCTCCATCGTGCTCGACGAGACCCGTCAGCTCAGCGTCCTGGTGGACGCGCTGCTGCAACTGGCGCGCGCGGATGCCGGCACCCAGGTCATCACCCAGGAGCCCGTGGAGCTGCATGCCCTGGCGCGCCAGTCCCTCCAGCGCACGGAGCAGCTCCTGGCGGCGCGGTCCCGGAGCCTGACGCTGGAGCTGACGGGCGCCCCCACGCAGGCCCGGGGCGATCCGGTCCTGTTGACGCACGTGCTGGAGAACCTGCTCTCCAATGCGTGCCGCTACGCCCGCGAGCGCATCCGGGTGGAGCTGGACTCGACTCCCACCGGCGTCCTCATCACCGTGGCGGATGACGGCAAGGGGGTGGACGCCGCCTTCGAGGCCCGGCTCTTCCAGCGCTTCGCCCGCGCGACTCCATCACGGCAGGGCGAGGGCACCGGCCTGGGGCTCGCGGTGTCGAGGACCATCGCCCAGGCGCATGGCGGCACGCTCGACTACGCGCGGGTCGATGGCGAGAGCCGCTTCACCTTGCGCCTCCCGAGACCGGAGGCGTCTGCCGGGCCACCGCCTCTGGCCGGGCATGCCAGCGCTGACAGGACCACAGCCTGAAGGTCGTCACCGGCTGCTCGCCTCGGTGCACCGTCACGGAGGGCAGCTCGCGCACCGACGCGCAATACTCCGTCAGCCGCACCTCCGCGTCGCGCAGCGGCTGGCGCAGGTCCGACACGATGAGGGCGTCCGCGCCGGGGCGCACCCGGTCCAGCCAGAAGCCATACGCCAGCCCGTCGCCGCCCAGCGCGGAGTCGGACTGGGTCTCCGGGCGGTCGGGCAGATACCAGGCCAGCTCGCTGGCCGTCTTGTAGCCCCACCCCACCACCATTGGCGCGGGCGTACCGGCCGCCGCGCGGTGGAGTTGCACGGCATTGGCCAGCTCGCGCCAGCCGCTCACCAGGTTGTCGCGCTCGCGGAAGGGAATCCAGGGGCAGAGCGGCATCAGGTACATGCCGATCATCAGCACCGCGCCCACGCCCACGCTCAGCGCCGCGTAGCCACGCACGGCCCGGTGCTCACGCAATGCCCACGCGCCCGCGGCGGCGGCCACCATCACGCCCAGGTAGGCGGGGGCCACCCAGTTCATCTTCACCCAGTGCAGGGGACTCACGAGGGTGAACAGGGCGAGTCCCGGCACGCTGGCGAATGCCAGCAGCCGGGCACGGTCATCCCCCCGCCAGGCCTGGCGAACGAGGACGCCCGCCGCCACCCACAGCGCCACGTAGAGCAGCGGCCCCACGGCCAGCGCCTGCAGGCCCAGGTAGCGCCCCACGAGGAAGGCATGAAAGCCATCCACCGTGTGGGCACGGCCCGTGGTCTGGAACGCGAAGGAGGCCCACGCATGCTCGTGGTTCCAGAGCAGCACCGGTGAGAACACCGCGAGCATGACGAGGCAGGCGGCGTAGGGATGCGCGGTGCGCAGGGCCTCGCGGCCCCGCCGTGTCACCAGCGCCGTCCCGAGCACCTGGAGCGGTAGCAGCGCGGCGGTGTACTTCGACAGCAATCCACAGCCACAGAGCAGGCCCAGCAGGTACCAGCGCCAGCCCAGGCGCCCGGGGCCCTGTCCATCCGGCAGCACCAGTTCGCAGAGCACACGCAGCGCGGCGGCCCAGAAGAGCACGAGCGGGACGTCCGGCGTCATCACCACCGCCCCCAGGCCGAAGAGGACCGTGGCGTTCGCGGCGACCGCCGTCAGCACCCCGACCGCGGGCGAGTACAACCGTTTGCCGAGTGAAAAGAGGAGGCCCCCGAGTGCCGCCGAGGACAGGATGGCGGGCAGGCGCAAGGCAAGCTGCGAGCTGCCCAGGAGGCGGACGGACAAAGCCATCCACCAGGCGCACATGGGAGGATGGTCCAGATAGGACAGGTCCAGGTGGCGCGTGTATTGCCAGTAGTAGGCTTCCTGCGGCGCCAGCTCCACCTGCTCCGAGTAGAGCAGCCGCACGAGCACGAGCACCCCGGTCGCGCCCAGGCCCCATGACCACCCACGGCGCCAGGAGGCGGCTCCGGATGTGCTTGGCATCTGGCATCCCTTCGCCCCGATGACACCCGGGCATCCCTGTGCCGGAGCGCGAGGCGCCCCGAGTCATGCCTGATGTGGGCGGCTCGTGTCCGTGAGCCCCCGCCTCCCTGAGAGACTTTTCATCGCCGATTCATCTTCGCCACACCCATTCGTCCTGGCGTCACGTGCGGTGTTCATTGGGCCGGGGCCGGGGCAGGAGGTGCGAATGTGGGCATCTTCACGCCCGTGCCCTTCTACGCGGCGCGACATCGGCATAGAGAGCGAGCAGACACACGTCCCAAGGAGGACCGATGTCGCCGCGCCCGCTCATGCCGTGGTTGTTGCTGGTGGCCCTTGTTACTGCCTGCGCATCCTCGCCGCCGGAGCAGAGAAGGCGGCCGCCCCCCAGGGTGCTCTTCGAGTCCCCCCTCGCGTTGCTGCTGGAGCATCACGAGGAGCTGATGCTGAACACCGACCAGCTGATCAAGATCGGCCAGATGGACGAAGCCCTCACCGCGGCCAACAAGCCCCTGCGTGAGCAACTCCGGGAGGTCTGGCATCCCGCCCCCCCCCCGGGCGGACGGCCTCCGCCCGGAACCGGGATGACCGGAAGGAACGCCCCGGTGGGCCTGGGCGGACGGCCTCCGTACCGGCCCCCCGAGCGCCCCGCCGCGCCCCTCAGCGAGGAGGACAAGAAGCGGCAGCAGGCCATTCTCCAGGCGATGGAAGACAACGAGGCGGCGGCGTACCGCCAGGTCGAAGCGCTCCTGGATGAGCCTCAGAAGGTGAAGGCGCGGGAGCTGCTTGAGAAGCAGCGCGAGGAGCGGGCCCGCGCGCGTGAGTCGATGCAGCGTCCCCCCGAAGAGCCCCCCGCCCTGTAGCTCCACCTCGTGCATGCGCTGACGCTGGCGCCTCCGGCGACGTCGTACGCGGGGCTACCGTCTCCTCGCAGGGTGGGGACCCTCCCGGTGGACCCGTCGAAGCCAAAGTCAGACGCGTCCGAGACCGCTGTCTGCCCATCGCGGGTCCGCTCGCGGCACGAGCTCCGTGGGCGACACCCGAGGCCCCGGTGATAGGTTCCGCGAGACACCCATGACCTCTCGCGCAAAGCCCTTCGTCCTCCTCGCGCTGCTCGCCTCGCTCAGCGCCTCCGCCCAGGCTCCGTCGTCCCCGCTGGCCCCCATCTCCCCCACCACCGGCCTGGTGCTCCGGGACGATGTGGTGCGCGCCCTCATCCAGGAGAGCTCGGGGGACCGCATCCATGATGGCGTGCAGCGCCTGTCCCTCCTCGCGCGAGACAGCCTCGATGGCTATTCGGAGGCGGCCGCCTGGATGAAGTCCGCCGCCGAGGCCGCGGGGCTCCAGGACGTCCGGTTGGAGGCGATGAAGGACGGTCCCCAGTGGCGGGCCACGCGCGGCGAGCTGTGGGTGGCCGGTCCCCACCGCTACCAGGTGACGTCCTACGCGGATCTGCCCATGTCGCTGGCGGCGGGCAGCGGCAGCTTCGAGGGCACGGACCTGGACCTGGTCGACGTGGGCATGGGCACCCAGGACTCCGACTACGCAGGCAAGGACGTCAAGGGCAAGGTGGTGCTCACCCAGGGGCCGTTCTCGGCCACGCTGCGCAACGCCGTGGTGAAGTACGGCGCCGTGGGCCTGGTGTCGTCCTACTCGACACCGCCCTGGGACGCGCCCCACCGCATGGACGGCGACTTTCCGGAGCAGGTGGGCTGGGCCGGCGTCCCCCGGAGCCTCTTCCCGCAGGGCATGCGGATGCCCTTCCTGTTCATGGTGTCGGACCGGCGGGGGCGGGAGCTGCGCACCCAGCTGCGGGAGGGCCCGGTGAAGGTGGACGTGAGCGTCGCCACGCAGGCGCCCACGGGGCATCTCAGCATCGTCAGCGGCGTCATCCCCGGGACGCACGCGGGCGAGGAGGTCGTCCTCACCGCCCACCTGGACCATTACAAGCCCGGAGCCAACGACAACGCGTCCGGCTCCGCCACGTTGTTGGAGCTGGTGCGCACGTACACCGCGCTCATCCGGCGGGGCGTGCTGCCGCCGCCGGTGCGCACCCTGCGCGTGCTGTGGCTGCCGGAGTTCGAGGGCACCCGCGAGTGGTTCGCCCACCACGGCGCTGAGCCGGTGCGGCGGGTGGCGCAGTTCAACTTCGACATGCTCGGCGCCAGCCTGACCCGCTCCCACTCCCGCTTCCTGGTTTCGTACACGCCGGACTGGAACGGCAGCTTCGTGAACGCCGTGTCCGAGTCCACGGTGGACTTCATGAACCGCTTCAACAGCGTGGCCTACCCGCCGAGGAAGGATTTCCGCATCGGCTCGGTCACCGGCTCGAGGGATCCGCTGGACGCGCACATGGACCGCTACAGCCGGGGCTCGGATCACCAGATCTTCAACGACTACGGCATCCCCGGCGTCGCCTACTCCACGTGGCCGGACGACGGCTACCACACCAGCGGCGACCGGCCGGAGAACGTGGACCCCACCCAACTGCACCGGACCGTCTTCGCGGGCCTCGCAGGCGTCACCGTCGCGGCGTGGGCCGAGGGGCCGGGTGCCCTGGAGCTTTCGCGCCTGGTGGCGGTGCACGGCGCGAAGCGCGTGGCCGAGGACGAGTTCCGGGCACGCCGCGACCTGGCCGCGAAGCCCGACGCGGAGGTTCCCGGCTTCGCCCGCCTGGCACGCGCGGCAGTGCGCGCCGGCTACCAGCGTGAGCGCGACGCCCTGCGCTCCTGTCTGCCATTGGGCGCGCCCGCCGAGCCGGTGAAGGGGCTGGTCCGGGCCCTGGAGAACGCCGAGGAGCAGGCCCTGGCGCGCCTGGAAGCGGACGGCAAGGCGCGCAAAGTGTCCCTGAAGGAGCCCGCCCCGAGCGAGGCCGAGCGTCGCGCGCGGGCCTTCACTCCGCGTCGCGTGAAGGGCCAGGAGCTCGCGTCGTTCGACGACGTGGAGCGCGGTGCCGCCCCCGAATCCAAGGCCCGCGTGGACACCGTGAAGAGCGCCATGAACACCGCGGCCACGGCCCTGCGGGAGCGGGGCGAGAGCGAGCTGCGCTTCTACCAACTGGCGGATGCGCTCGCGAGCTACGCCGACGGCAAGCGCTCCGTGGCCGACATCCGCGACGCGGCCTATGCCGAGTACGGCTATGTCTTTCCCGTGGAGGCCCTGCTGGAGCTGTTCGGGCTGCTGGAGCAGGGCGGCATCATGACGCGCGGGCGATAGGGACTGGCCACCACGTCCGGCCAGGCTCCAAGCACGCCCCGGCCCGCTCCCGCGTCCGCTGGACGCACTCGTCCATCAGCCGCCCCAGCTCCGGCTGGGGCAACACCCCGTTGGTTTCGAGGAAGGACTCGTCGACTCCGGGGATGTTGGGGAGCGCGGGCGTCCGCCGCGTCTCCAGCGCGTCCAACGCCTGACGCAACGCCTGCCGTGCCTTGCCGCCGCCCCGCTCCGGGGCGAAGGCGATGATGTCCCAGGCCAGCTCCGCGTGGCGGCCCTCGTCCTCGGAGATGACCGCCAGCGTCTCACGCACGACGGGGCCGCTGGCCCGCCTCGACGCTTCACCGGCGACGCTGGCGGCCAGCCCCTCCCCCAGGCATCCCTCCAGCAACGACCCGCGCACCAGCCGGGCCCATGCATCACCTTCGTCCGGGCCGGGCTGCTGGGGGCGCTCCTGTGCCAGCTCCGGAATCGCACCCGCGCTCCAGGGCAGCCCCGGGTAGGCCCGCGCGAGCGCGAAGCACCGCCGGGAATGACGGACCTCATCCAGGGCGCGACGGGCCACGCGAGCGCGCCCCTTGAGCCGCAAGCACGCGTCCCTTCGAGAAGTCCGTGTGGTCGATGACGTAGCGGTTCCAGATCACGACCCCGATCGTCAACCCCATCGTCGCGGTGCCAATGGCCGTCATGATGGCCCCTGAAGCGCGGGAGCCCTTCGCAGGGCGCTGAGCCCGAGCGCGAAGAATCCGGGCCCCGGAAGGAAGATGACCCCGCCCAACATCACGACGAATCCAAGCATGCACGGCCCTTTCGAATGTTCGCGGCCCCTGGCACATCTCCCCGGCTCCAGGGGCCTTGGCTGCACAGGCAGGGCGTCAGAGCTGCGCGGCCACCAGCCTGGCGTAGTTCCCTTCCTGTTGCAGGAGCGCCTCGTGGCGCCCCTGCTCGACGATGCGCCCGTTCTCCATGACCAGGATGAGGTCCGCCTTGCGGATGGTGCTCAGCCGGTGCGCGATGACGATGCGGGTGCAGTTCAGGGAAGCCAATGCATCCTGGACCCGGTGCTCCGTGACGGCGTCCAGGGCGCTCGTCGCTTCATCCAAGAGGAGGATCTTCGGCTCCCGGACCAGGGCGCGAGCCAATGCCAGACGCTGCCGCTGCCCCCCGGACAGGGACATTCCCCGGTCCGCCAGCGGCGTGTCGTACTGGAGGGGCATGGCCATGATGTCATCGTGGATCTGCGCCTGCTTCGCCGCGTCCACGATGCGCGCCGGGGGCACCGAGGGGTCGCTGAGCGCGATGTTCGCGCGCAGGGTCGTCCCGAAGAACGACGGCTCCTGCAGGACGATGCCCACCTGTCCCCGCACCGCGCTCAAGGACAGCTCCGACAGGTCGACCCCGTCGTAGAGCACCCGTCCGCCCGTGGGCAGGTAGAGCCCCAACAGCAGGTTCGCGAGCGTGCTCTTCCCCGCGCCGGAGCGCCCCACGATGGCCACCAGCTGCCCAGGCTCGATGCGCACGGACACGTCCTGGACCACCATGGACGACAGGGGGCTGAAGCGGAACGACACGCGCTCCATCTCGATGCGGCCCTGGAGGTCCACGCGGGCCTCCGGCCGTGCCGTGTCGCGCTCCGCCGGGGTGTCCAGCACCTCGTCGATGCGCTCGACGTAGCTGCCCACCAGTTGCAGCTGCCCCATCGTGGCCACCAGGTTCGCCAGTGGTGTGAGCAGGGCCACGGCCAGCGCGTTGAGGCTCAACATCGTCCCCAGGCTCAGCTTGCCCTCCAGCACCTGCAGCGCGCCCAGGCATAACAGCAGCAGCGGCGCGCTCAACTTCAGCGTGCCGGAGAGGGCATCCACCCAGGCGGTCAGCCGGCCTCGCGCGAGCGTGACGTTGAGCACGTCCACGAAGAGGCCGGAGTAGTGCTGGACGGCGCGCTGCTCCGCGCCGAAGGCCTTCAGCGTCTGCATGCCCGTCAGCATCTCAATCTGGTAGCTCTGGTTGCGCGCCTCCAGCTCCAGGTTCCGGGCGAGGAGGCTGCGCTGCTGGCGCCGGGACGCCCAGAACACCAGCAATTGCAGCGCGCCCAGGCCGCCCACCAGCAGGGCCGTGCCGGGGCTCGCCACGACCAGGATGACGAGGTAGAGCACCACCAGCAGGCCATCCAGCAGCGTGGACACGAGGCTGGAGGAGAGCACCTCGCGCACGGTGGACGTGACGTTGAGGCGCGCCATCAGGTCACCCGCCGCGCGCACCTGGAAGAAGGGATACGCCAGTGACACCAGGTGCTCGAGGAACCCGAGCGTCATGTCCGAGTCCACCCGCGTGCGCAGCTCCAGCAGCAGATGACTGCGCACCAGCGAGGTCAGCAGGTGGAAGCACACCAGCGCGCCCAGCCCCACGCCCAGCACCAGCAGCAGGTGGTAGTCGCCCCGGGGAACGACCCGGTCCACCACCAGGCCCGTCAGCAGCGGGATGGAGAGCGTCAGGA
This genomic interval carries:
- a CDS encoding peptidase domain-containing ABC transporter, whose translation is MADETGRGLVERFPALRRLQEAARGRRIPEVRQMTAAECGLACLAMVLGFHGRGVGLDEVRRVTGAAQAGLAAAHLLAAGRTFGLRGRGVSIDLDGVPFLPPAAVLHWKFTHYVVFERWTPEGVHIVDPEQGRRFVLMEQFRQFFTGVALLFEPGEGFVRGPGKARRMSRYVEKFARQSQTLTRVFVLSLMLQVLTLSIPLLTGLVVDRVVPRGDYHLLLVLGVGLGALVCFHLLTSLVRSHLLLELRTRVDSDMTLGFLEHLVSLAYPFFQVRAAGDLMARLNVTSTVREVLSSSLVSTLLDGLLVVLYLVILVVASPGTALLVGGLGALQLLVFWASRRQQRSLLARNLELEARNQSYQIEMLTGMQTLKAFGAEQRAVQHYSGLFVDVLNVTLARGRLTAWVDALSGTLKLSAPLLLLCLGALQVLEGKLSLGTMLSLNALAVALLTPLANLVATMGQLQLVGSYVERIDEVLDTPAERDTARPEARVDLQGRIEMERVSFRFSPLSSMVVQDVSVRIEPGQLVAIVGRSGAGKSTLANLLLGLYLPTGGRVLYDGVDLSELSLSAVRGQVGIVLQEPSFFGTTLRANIALSDPSVPPARIVDAAKQAQIHDDIMAMPLQYDTPLADRGMSLSGGQRQRLALARALVREPKILLLDEATSALDAVTEHRVQDALASLNCTRIVIAHRLSTIRKADLILVMENGRIVEQGRHEALLQQEGNYARLVAAQL
- a CDS encoding M28 family peptidase, with product MTSRAKPFVLLALLASLSASAQAPSSPLAPISPTTGLVLRDDVVRALIQESSGDRIHDGVQRLSLLARDSLDGYSEAAAWMKSAAEAAGLQDVRLEAMKDGPQWRATRGELWVAGPHRYQVTSYADLPMSLAAGSGSFEGTDLDLVDVGMGTQDSDYAGKDVKGKVVLTQGPFSATLRNAVVKYGAVGLVSSYSTPPWDAPHRMDGDFPEQVGWAGVPRSLFPQGMRMPFLFMVSDRRGRELRTQLREGPVKVDVSVATQAPTGHLSIVSGVIPGTHAGEEVVLTAHLDHYKPGANDNASGSATLLELVRTYTALIRRGVLPPPVRTLRVLWLPEFEGTREWFAHHGAEPVRRVAQFNFDMLGASLTRSHSRFLVSYTPDWNGSFVNAVSESTVDFMNRFNSVAYPPRKDFRIGSVTGSRDPLDAHMDRYSRGSDHQIFNDYGIPGVAYSTWPDDGYHTSGDRPENVDPTQLHRTVFAGLAGVTVAAWAEGPGALELSRLVAVHGAKRVAEDEFRARRDLAAKPDAEVPGFARLARAAVRAGYQRERDALRSCLPLGAPAEPVKGLVRALENAEEQALARLEADGKARKVSLKEPAPSEAERRARAFTPRRVKGQELASFDDVERGAAPESKARVDTVKSAMNTAATALRERGESELRFYQLADALASYADGKRSVADIRDAAYAEYGYVFPVEALLELFGLLEQGGIMTRGR